Below is a window of Euzebyales bacterium DNA.
TGCCGCAGAACCGTCGCAACGTGCGGTCCTGCGGCGCAGCCGGGACGACAAGGTGATCGCTGGCGTCGCCGGAGGTCTCGGGCGGTACCTCGGGGTGGACCCGGTCATCATCCGCGTGGCGTTCGTCGTCCTGGCGGTCAGTGGGGGCTCCGGGCTGCTGCTGTACCTGATCGGCATGATCGCGATCCCGGAGGAGCGTCCGGGGGAGATCCCGCACGATGCTCCGCCGGGCGACCAGCACACGGGCGTGATGATCCTCGGTGGCGTGCTCGTCGTCGTCGGTGGGCTGCTGCTGGCCGATCGCGTCGTCCCCAACCTGACCACGGTGCTGGGTCCGCTGGTGTTGATCGGGCTTGGCGCTGCGGTCATCGTCGGGGCACGACGTTGACCGCCGCGTCCACGCCCCGCAACCGGGACGGGATCCGTTGGGGCCAGCTGGTGTGGGGCGGGGCGCTGCTGGC
It encodes the following:
- a CDS encoding PspC domain-containing protein, with product MQPPHGPEQAPSTPDDERAPDDVSAPDDVPASAGAPDAGDQDGRAEDAAEPSQRAVLRRSRDDKVIAGVAGGLGRYLGVDPVIIRVAFVVLAVSGGSGLLLYLIGMIAIPEERPGEIPHDAPPGDQHTGVMILGGVLVVVGGLLLADRVVPNLTTVLGPLVLIGLGAAVIVGARR